The Coccidioides posadasii str. Silveira chromosome 2, complete sequence genomic interval ATTTCAAGGGAGCAGGCCCCACACAACAGAGTGTTTATTCTTAGTATATCTTTGGGCAATTAGCGGTTTTCTGGCTTGTGGCTTAGCTACTGAAAAGAGAATTCCAGACAATTGAAAAGCGGTGGGAACGAGCGTCCAGGGATTGATGTCACAAACTACTTAGGCTGCATGCAACCGATCATCTGGGGTCCCTCCCGGGAGAGGATTGTCCCATGAATAAGGTCACTGTAACCGCTCTGTGCTCTCCAGGGCTATGCTCAATCTCCACAGTTAGACAGATGCCAAGTTCCAGACTTACGATTTCCAGGGTTGCACCATCACATTGGCAGGCCGAAGGTGCATCAGTATGTACACGAGCCGAACAAGGGTAAGGAAACACACACAGAGCATGGGGTACAGGCCACCCCTATCAAGGgattctctttctctcaaaaaaaaaaaaaaaaaaaaaaaaaaaaaaaaaaaggaagaaaaagaaagtaaagatAAGCTGTTTGGTTGGAGAGCGCTGGAACAAAAATCATCGAACGTGAGATAAGCCCGAGATCTTTAACAATTGAACTGCTCGTATTGCTGGAACCCCACTGCGTTAGAGGCTATATAGTTCAACTAAAATTGACATGGATGTCATCGATAATGCATCACTCTCCTCGGCGACGATCTCGCAGGGTTTGACTGTGTATGATCCTTATCTGCTCCCCTTGCCAGGGCTGGGCAAGCCAGACAGTGAACCTAAGGTCGTCAGCCTCGAATTTGGCGTAACCACTGCGTACTGTTGTTGAGGCTTCCCCGTGTCAGGCTCAAAGGCCATGTTGTGGCTGAGATCTCGACTCTTCTTTAACGAGGAATTCGATTACTCAACGCAATAATGTTGAGTCCTATAATCCAGCCTATCCTCCGAAGCTTCGGTGGTTGCGAAAGCGCGAGTTTCAATCTGGATTATGGCTGGTTGTCGGAGCCCCTGGCGATTGGTGAATGAAAAACGCTTGACACAAACCTCCCCCCCGAACTCTTCTCTCAGAAAGCGGTTAGGAGGATGTTTCGTCCTGTTCGAACTCAGTGTCTTAAAACTTCCTGCGATCTTGAGCTGGAGGAGTCGCTGGGTTCGCAGTTCCTCCGAGAATCTGCAACTAACACGCTGGGCTTGGCTTTGGGCATTATGGTCGACTTCCGCCCCTCCTGGAGTGAGCATCAAGCAGGGACACTACATTTAAAATGGGATAGGGTTCGCCAATTCTTCACATTGCATCGTAGTACTCCCAGGTGAAGTTTCCATAATTTCGTACACGCCATGCGCCATGGATTATATTTGTCCCCCTCTTGATTCGCGGTCGAGGCCGCAGATCCTCCCAGCCGAAATTACGTATGTATGGACTCCGAGCTCCGTGCAGATATGATTTTTCCTTGATTGTCTTTTTATACCCCGGATCCAGGGTGAAATTGAAACGCGTCCTCCTCTCGACAGGGCTGCTCTCACTTAAGACCCAAGAGCTTATTCCGTCGCTGATCATTGGGATGTCAATACATAACACTCGTTCGTCTCCCAGAAGAACCGccatttcttctcctttgtttattttttttcgCTCGCAGTTTGAGCTCTTAccttgtttcttttcttttcttttctcttttttttttttgtttggtCATTGATCCAGATACCCTAAGCCCGTGTGCAAAATGAGATTAACCCCCTTGGGTTGGCCGACAGCGGTTTTGGCCTTTGGTAAGCCACATTTTCATTCAGTGCTATGGTCTAAGAGCCTCCATTGATGAATTGAGCCATCTAATGCTCGTGTTAGCATCGAGCGTTCTGGGCAACAGCATTCAATTCAGTCCTGGAGGCCGAGCTTCTGGGTTGAGCTTCCGTGTCAACGTTCCAACATCTACGGCTTCCTCAAGATCAGGCCCAATTTACTTTCAAATTTCAGCCCCGAACGATGTCCAATGGGTTGGCCTAGGTCAAGGAGCCAGCATGGACGGTGCCAACGTTTTCATGCTTTATTCCGCATCCTCCACAAATGTGACGCTGTCGCCGAGGTTAGCCGCGGGCTACTTCGAACCTGAAGTCAACCCGGATGCCAAAATTTCGCTCCTCGAAGGCACGGGGATCTCAGACGGCAGGATggttgcaaatgtcagatGTGACACCTGCATGTCGTGGGAAGGAGGGATGATGGATCCTACAGATACTGCTAGCCCATGGATATGGGGTCTGAAAATGGGATCCTCCATTGATTCGTCGGATACTGACGAAGACCTTCAACAACATGATGTTATGGGCACGTTCACTCTTGATCTGACAAGGGCTGTCGGCGGCAGCTCCGACAATCCGTTCCAGGATATCCCTTCAAATGACCCCCCGCCCCCGACCTCCACCGATTCCAACGGCGCCGTGCCTGTACAGGGAGGAAGATCAGCAATCGAAATTAAACGCATCGCTCACGGATTGATTATGTCTATCGTCGTTGTGGTCCTATTCCCTCTTTTCGCGCTGAGTCTTCAAGTTATCCCCTCGAGAGCCACCGTCCCATATATCCATGCGCCACTCCAACTGGTCGCACTATGTTTGGCAATCGCAGGTTTTGGCATCGGAATCTCTTTGGCATTGGATCTAGGGGTTATATCTGGTTATCATCCGGTTATAGGCCTTATCATGATAGGAAGTTTGATCCTTTTCCAGCCCGCTCTCGGTCTACTCCAGCATATGCATTTTCGAAAGACAGGCGAAAGGAGTTCCTTTGGTGATCTTCACCGATGGGGTGGTCGACTTTTGATTGTCTTGGGCATCGTCAATGGCGGTCTGGGCTTCAAATTTAGTGGAATTGGTAATCCCACCGTACCGAGAGCAGGTGTCATTGCATATGGAGTGATCGCGGGCGTTATGGCCCTTGTATATGTCGCAATCGTCCTGGTGAAGTCTTTGAAACAGGGAGGCAATGCTCAAATGAAGCCCATTGGGTCGAATGGCAACACGCCGCCAAAAGGTTCGGCCGAACAAAGTATCACGCATGATATATAGTTTTCTCATACATGCTGTTcatttttttatatttttttgttAATGGCAAAACTTCGTTATCGCGCACCACTTCTGTATATATTcatgttttctttcttccctATGGACAGGACCATTTGTCTTATCTAAAGCTATTTCTAATGGGAGTACTCCTGCGAGTATAATGGGTGGAGTCTGCTCGCTAGGGTTGACACAATCGATGCGTCGCAAAGTAGTTGGAAGTGGCATCAAAGCAGGGTTGCCGAGAGGAGCACCCcgattactccgtacacggGATACCTGCCAAACAAGCTTAAAATTAAGCTTTGTGGGAAGTGGGCCTTGTGTTGCTCAAAGAGGTTTCCTTGAAAAGGAGAGTACCCAAAAAGATGGAGTAAAATGCGCTTTTGCCAGTATCATAACACCTGTGCATTTCAGAGCGCCTAAATCGCATGCAATTTTCGAGAAATAGACAAAAGAGGTACACACTACTTATCCCTGCTGCGACAGGTGCCTGACAGACTTTTTGCATGCACTGGAGCTAGTTATGTTAGTTGCAGAGCTCCCCATTCCAAATTCGCAAGAGGAGCTACAAGATGGAAAGCTTGTGCTGTTCCTGGTCCGCCCACACTTATATTCATGTATAGGGTATACCAACAAAGTAGGAGTGAAAGAAGTACTTTAGTAGTCTGTATAAAGTGTATAAAAAGCTGCTACTATGCGGAAGCTCCTAAGGAATAGTTATCAGAAGTTACTCATTTGAACACCTCAAACTATGGGAGTTACCAGAATCTGACGCAggtactgctccagcacactattcagtctctcagtctgactactccgtacggagtacaggctAACGATATACCCTCGGGTCAAAAAAGGACCACTCTCTCCACTCTAGCATTGAGTTAGTTCCTTGATCCTACAGTAAAACTAtccacaagttgaatcatTTCGATGCTAGCGGCCAGATAATGTCTTGTGGTTGATTGTTGCATATGCCAGTGAGTTGTCATTGGCAAGGGGACCCCTGTTCCAGATTTGCTAACACTTGATTAGTTAGTTATTAGGACTCCATAGTTCGCCACCCAGTGCATCTTCGGGTTGACATTGAGCTGCTGTGTGACGGGGTGTGGACTGCTGTttgatgtactccgtacctgtTGCCTGAACCTACATCTTAACCCACTCCCATCATTAAGTTACTCTTTGGTTAGTTAAGCAAGCAACAACGGCCCAACAGCCTGCGCTAAGTTAACCTCCCGGGCTAACAAATATTTTGGGTAGCACTGAAAGCTCCCTGTAACTTCTCCAGATTGTTTCTTGTTCAGTTCAACTTCTTCTCACTATTGTTAttactttcttctctttcagGGGAAAAAGTGGAAGGTATTCCATGCCTGTTGGTGTAAGTAAAAAGGCGGTCCCTTTTTTCCCGGATTAATGATGTAGTTACAAGTCAACATGTTGTTACCTTTCACTTGCTTATAACCCAACGCCGCCTtcctctactccgtactccgtcccctatctcctttttctgctttcaATTTCAACCTTGCACTGCCAACACTGACCATCTTTTGATTTATCATGCCATAGATGTGATCAGAGAATTAAAACAATGGCACCCCGTCATACGAATGTAAAAGGCTCTTCTGGGTCTCTCCCAAGGTACGCGAAGCTCCCTTCATACGGCCCTGTTTTCATCTAGGTTACTTCTCTCGGAGCTGTCTGTGCTCCTCACACCATCCCCTTTACAAGATCAAGGCGAAGGCTAACTTTTGACCGCATACAGCTATAGTACTTTGTTTGCTAGCGTAAGAATACCCGCAGTTACAATAACAGCTGACAGACACTTCCATGCTAATGGCATTCATCCCCTGCCAACACTTTCAGCATGAATTGTCTTCAGCCTCGCGACGTCCTGATGTTGCAACTGTGACGATCCTTAAGTCTGAATACGACTCATTGGTAAGTATGGATCTGCTAAATACTGCCTTGACCTATGAGGCTAACAACGAGTGGTGAAGGCGCGTCGGTCCTGTGAATACGGTATGTTTATGCCCCATTATCTAGGCCCTCCCTCGATTTCCGTCTAAATATATGTCTGTGGCGCCAGAGAGATTAAAGCAAGCTTTGATTCGTGGAGGCATACCGCGGTCATCTCTTGAAGTGAGGGCATCCCGCTTTAGACTGTCAGGAATTATCAACGCTTACTTCTATGCAAGACATTGATCCGTAGTCCCGATAATTCCTACGAGGTATCACAAGAAAACGAGAATAGTTCGAATTCCACTCTTCGCCATGACCAAAATTCTGCTCGTAGCTCTCCGAAGACTACCACGACCAAAAATCACACTGAGCGAGATGCTGCGTTATACTGCCATCCACAACGAAGCTCAGCAGAGCCAACCATCCGTTCCATAATTGACACACCAGGTCGCCCAGATTCTGATGACCATGACAATGTTTCAACCCCAAGTGATGAGAAGGTGGATTCACCATATTCTGGTGACGGACATACGGTTGCAATGAAATGCCACGGGAATGGAAGTGATAATCGTACCATCGTGTTAAAAGGCATTCCAGATCGAACAACCCATTCCCACATTGTCGCTGCTGTTCGCGGAGGCGCGCTGGTAGATGTCTTTCTTCGCTCCAGGGAGCGTACTGCGAGCATCTCGTTTGCTGACAGCAGAGCTGCCCAGGAGTTCTTCACATATGCGAAGCGGCAGCATTTGTGTATCCTTGATAAGCCTGTAAGTTTGAGAAGGACAGATTTTTCGTTTTGATAGCTCACACCGTTGCCTTTTAAGGTTGATGTTTCATGGAGTGACCGCCAGTTCATTCTGTCAAACTATATCGCCTCTCAGGTGTCAAATGGGGCTTCCCGCAATATCTTGATTCGCGGAATCCACCCCAATTTGACCGAATCCCGAATCCGAGAGGATATGGAGCATATACACAATTTGGTGATTATTTCAGTTACGTTTACCCAAGGCAATGCATATATTTCCACAAACTCGGTTCAAAAAGCGTCATATGCTCGCAATTGCATGAGATCCCGCATGCCATATAAAGTTATGAGAATAGAGTACTATCCCGATGAGTGCGCAGAGCCGTTGCCACGGATCCAGCATATGCTGAGGAGGGAAACTCCTCGACCAGCTAAAAAATTGAATCCTATGGCCAATCGGTTCGAGATGCTGCATCTCGATGATAGTGATGCTGACTCTGACGGAACGGAGGAGTTGACAAGCTGTGCCTCTGTTACAGGCGGAGTCAACTGGGCGAATCCGATTGCTGTCTAAATGCTTATCTGGACATCTGCTGACATTCAGTTTCCCATTTTGCCCTCTCGCTAACTCTTGCATTATTGGAAGCATCGAGCCACCATTCAAAACTAATGTTCGGCCATCATACCCACCCTGTTCTATTCATCTAGAATgccctactccgta includes:
- a CDS encoding uncharacterized protein (EggNog:ENOG410Q5DN~COG:A~BUSCO:10260at33183): MAPRHTNVKGSSGSLPSYSTLFASHELSSASRRPDVATVTILKSEYDSLARRSCEYERLKQALIRGGIPRSSLETLIRSPDNSYEVSQENENSSNSTLRHDQNSARSSPKTTTTKNHTERDAALYCHPQRSSAEPTIRSIIDTPGRPDSDDHDNVSTPSDEKVDSPYSGDGHTVAMKCHGNGSDNRTIVLKGIPDRTTHSHIVAAVRGGALVDVFLRSRERTASISFADSRAAQEFFTYAKRQHLCILDKPVDVSWSDRQFILSNYIASQVSNGASRNILIRGIHPNLTESRIREDMEHIHNLVIISVTFTQGNAYISTNSVQKASYARNCMRSRMPYKVMRIEYYPDECAEPLPRIQHMLRRETPRPAKKLNPMANRFEMLHLDDSDADSDGTEELTSCASVTGGVNWANPIAV
- a CDS encoding uncharacterized protein (SECRETED:SignalP(1-21)~EggNog:ENOG410PN1X~COG:S~TransMembrane:5 (n6-16c21/22o228-247i267-290o296-315i335-355o367-387i)~BUSCO:10045at33183), which encodes MRLTPLGWPTAVLAFASSVLGNSIQFSPGGRASGLSFRVNVPTSTASSRSGPIYFQISAPNDVQWVGLGQGASMDGANVFMLYSASSTNVTLSPRLAAGYFEPEVNPDAKISLLEGTGISDGRMVANVRCDTCMSWEGGMMDPTDTASPWIWGLKMGSSIDSSDTDEDLQQHDVMGTFTLDLTRAVGGSSDNPFQDIPSNDPPPPTSTDSNGAVPVQGGRSAIEIKRIAHGLIMSIVVVVLFPLFALSLQVIPSRATVPYIHAPLQLVALCLAIAGFGIGISLALDLGVISGYHPVIGLIMIGSLILFQPALGLLQHMHFRKTGERSSFGDLHRWGGRLLIVLGIVNGGLGFKFSGIGNPTVPRAGVIAYGVIAGVMALVYVAIVLVKSLKQGGNAQMKPIGSNGNTPPKGSAEQSITHDI